A part of Planococcus sp. MB-3u-03 genomic DNA contains:
- a CDS encoding FecCD family ABC transporter permease, with product MIQQHLIRKQRITLIVLTIILLITAVLSLGLGYSTLGFGRIVPVLMGQGDFKEEFVLYSIRMPRLLITFLAGMALALSGAVLQSITRNDLADPGIIGINSGAGVAIAVFFLFIPVEPGSFAFLLPFVAFLGAFITAILIYLFSRDPRTGLQPVRLVLVGIGFSMALSGVMIILISSAEREKVDFIAQWLAGSIWGTDWPFILALLPWLVVLIPYVLYKANRLNILGLGESAAIGLGLNIGKERAVLLLAAVALAAAAVSVTGSIAFIGLMAPHLAKALVGPRHQLFLPVAILLGGWLLLAADTIGRNLLEPSGIPAGVMAALIGAPYFVYLLMKK from the coding sequence ATGATCCAACAACATTTGATCCGCAAGCAGCGCATCACTTTGATTGTGCTCACCATTATTCTTTTGATCACCGCTGTCTTGAGTTTGGGGCTCGGCTATTCGACGCTCGGCTTTGGCCGGATTGTGCCCGTTTTGATGGGACAAGGTGATTTTAAAGAAGAGTTTGTGCTGTATTCCATCCGGATGCCAAGGCTGCTCATTACATTCCTGGCGGGGATGGCACTCGCGTTATCCGGCGCAGTGCTGCAGAGCATTACACGCAATGATTTGGCCGACCCTGGTATCATCGGCATCAATTCCGGCGCCGGTGTCGCCATTGCCGTTTTCTTTTTATTCATCCCTGTAGAGCCGGGCTCTTTTGCTTTCCTATTGCCGTTCGTTGCGTTTCTAGGCGCGTTTATCACGGCGATTCTGATTTACTTGTTCTCCCGCGATCCGCGCACAGGCCTTCAACCGGTCCGTCTCGTCCTGGTCGGGATCGGGTTTTCCATGGCGTTATCCGGCGTCATGATTATCCTGATTTCATCTGCAGAACGAGAAAAAGTGGATTTCATTGCCCAGTGGCTCGCAGGTTCCATTTGGGGCACCGACTGGCCGTTTATCCTGGCGCTTTTGCCTTGGCTTGTCGTGTTGATTCCATATGTTCTGTATAAAGCGAACCGGCTGAACATCCTCGGGCTCGGCGAATCCGCCGCAATCGGTCTCGGGCTCAATATCGGCAAAGAACGCGCCGTCCTTTTGCTTGCTGCCGTCGCGCTTGCTGCCGCTGCAGTTTCTGTCACCGGCAGCATCGCCTTTATAGGCTTGATGGCCCCGCATCTCGCAAAAGCGCTTGTCGGGCCGCGCCATCAATTGTTCCTGCCCGTCGCCATCCTGCTCGGTGGCTGGCTATTGCTCGCGGCTGACACGATCGGCCGCAACTTGCTTGAACCGTCGGGTATTCCGGCGGGCGTCATGGCCGCATTGATCGGCGCACCGTATTTTGTCTATTTATTGATGAAGAAATAA